In the genome of Sardina pilchardus chromosome 14, fSarPil1.1, whole genome shotgun sequence, one region contains:
- the kcmf1 gene encoding E3 ubiquitin-protein ligase KCMF1 isoform X2: MSRHEGVSCDACLKGNFRGRRYKCLICYDYDLCASCYETGATTTRHTTEHPMQCILTRVDFDLYYGGEAFSVEQPQSFTCPYCGKMGYTETSLQEHVTSEHAETSTEVICPICAALPGGDPNHVTDDFAAHLTLEHRAPRDLDETSGVRHVRRMFHPGRGLGGPRARRTNMHFTSSSTGGLSSSQSSSYSPSNREAMDPIAELLSQLSGVRRSAGGQLNSSGPSASQLQQLQMQLQLERQQAQAARQQLETARNATRRGNPGNISGGGGGGGGGGGSGAAAIPPSSNAANNPASLPESNALAQHTSQFLLTRLNEPKMTEAERQALEGERADRSLFVQELLLSTLMRDESSSSDEDERRDFADFGAMGCVDIMPLDVALESLNLKSGSSAGKEPPPPPL; this comes from the exons ATGTCCCGACATGAAG GTGTGAGCTGTGACGCGTGTTTAAAAGGGAACTTCAGAGGGCGCCGCTACAAGTGTTTAATCTGCTACGACTACGACCTGTGCGCCTCGTGCTACGAGACGggggccaccaccaccagacacaCCACGGAACATCCCATGCAGTGCATACTAACCAGGGTAGACTTtg ATCTGTACTATGGCGGGGAGGCCTTTTCAGTAGAACAGCCCCAGTCGTTCACGTGTCCCTACTGTGGCAAGATGGGCTACACAGAGACCTCCCTGCAGGAGCACGTTACCTCGGAGCACGCCGAGACCTCCACAGAGGTG ATCTGCCCCATCTGCGCTGCCTTGCCCGGAGGCGACCCCAATCATGTGACCGACGACTTTGCCGCTCACCTCACACTTGAACACAGAGCACCTAGAGATTTA GATGAGACCAGCGGCGTGCGGCACGTGCGCCGGATGTTCCACCCCGGCCGTGGGCTGGGGGGTCCGCGGGCCCGCCGGACCAACATGCACTTTACCAGCAGCTCCACCGGGGGGCTCTCCTCCTCACAGAGCTCCTCCTACTCTCCAAGCAATAGGGAAGCCATGGACCCCATAGCAG aGTTGTTGTCCCAGCTGTCGGGCGTGCGGCGCTCGGCGGGCGGCCAGCTCAACTCGTCGGGCCCGTCGGCCtcgcagctgcagcagctgcagaTGCAGCTCCAGCTGGAGCGCCAGCAGGCGCAGGCGGCGCGGCAGCAGCTGGAGACGGCGCGCAACGCCACGCGGCGCGGCAACCCCGGCAACATCAGCggcggagggggaggagggggagggggaggcgggaGCGGAGCCGCGGCCATCCCGCCCTCGTCCAACGCGGCCAACAACCCGGCCAGCCTGCCCGAGAGCAACGCGCTGGCCCAGCACACCTCCCAGTTCCTGCTCACACG gtTGAACGAGCCCAAGATGACCGAGGCGGAGCGGCAGGCGCTGGAGGGCGAGCGAGCCGACCGCAGCCTGTTTGTGCAGGAGCTGCTGCTGTCCACGCTCATGCGGGACGAGAGCTCCTCCTCGGACGAGGACGAGCGCCGAGACTTCGCCGACTTCGGGGCCATGGGCTGCGTGGACATCATGCCGCTGGACGTGGCTCTGGAGAGCCTCAACCTGAAGAGCGGGAGCTCCGCGGGCAAGGAGCCTCCGCCCCCTCCTCTTTGA
- the kcmf1 gene encoding E3 ubiquitin-protein ligase KCMF1 isoform X1, producing the protein MSRHEGVSCDACLKGNFRGRRYKCLICYDYDLCASCYETGATTTRHTTEHPMQCILTRVDFDLYYGGEAFSVEQPQSFTCPYCGKMGYTETSLQEHVTSEHAETSTEVICPICAALPGGDPNHVTDDFAAHLTLEHRAPRDLPHDETSGVRHVRRMFHPGRGLGGPRARRTNMHFTSSSTGGLSSSQSSSYSPSNREAMDPIAELLSQLSGVRRSAGGQLNSSGPSASQLQQLQMQLQLERQQAQAARQQLETARNATRRGNPGNISGGGGGGGGGGGSGAAAIPPSSNAANNPASLPESNALAQHTSQFLLTRLNEPKMTEAERQALEGERADRSLFVQELLLSTLMRDESSSSDEDERRDFADFGAMGCVDIMPLDVALESLNLKSGSSAGKEPPPPPL; encoded by the exons ATGTCCCGACATGAAG GTGTGAGCTGTGACGCGTGTTTAAAAGGGAACTTCAGAGGGCGCCGCTACAAGTGTTTAATCTGCTACGACTACGACCTGTGCGCCTCGTGCTACGAGACGggggccaccaccaccagacacaCCACGGAACATCCCATGCAGTGCATACTAACCAGGGTAGACTTtg ATCTGTACTATGGCGGGGAGGCCTTTTCAGTAGAACAGCCCCAGTCGTTCACGTGTCCCTACTGTGGCAAGATGGGCTACACAGAGACCTCCCTGCAGGAGCACGTTACCTCGGAGCACGCCGAGACCTCCACAGAGGTG ATCTGCCCCATCTGCGCTGCCTTGCCCGGAGGCGACCCCAATCATGTGACCGACGACTTTGCCGCTCACCTCACACTTGAACACAGAGCACCTAGAGATTTA CCCCACGATGAGACCAGCGGCGTGCGGCACGTGCGCCGGATGTTCCACCCCGGCCGTGGGCTGGGGGGTCCGCGGGCCCGCCGGACCAACATGCACTTTACCAGCAGCTCCACCGGGGGGCTCTCCTCCTCACAGAGCTCCTCCTACTCTCCAAGCAATAGGGAAGCCATGGACCCCATAGCAG aGTTGTTGTCCCAGCTGTCGGGCGTGCGGCGCTCGGCGGGCGGCCAGCTCAACTCGTCGGGCCCGTCGGCCtcgcagctgcagcagctgcagaTGCAGCTCCAGCTGGAGCGCCAGCAGGCGCAGGCGGCGCGGCAGCAGCTGGAGACGGCGCGCAACGCCACGCGGCGCGGCAACCCCGGCAACATCAGCggcggagggggaggagggggagggggaggcgggaGCGGAGCCGCGGCCATCCCGCCCTCGTCCAACGCGGCCAACAACCCGGCCAGCCTGCCCGAGAGCAACGCGCTGGCCCAGCACACCTCCCAGTTCCTGCTCACACG gtTGAACGAGCCCAAGATGACCGAGGCGGAGCGGCAGGCGCTGGAGGGCGAGCGAGCCGACCGCAGCCTGTTTGTGCAGGAGCTGCTGCTGTCCACGCTCATGCGGGACGAGAGCTCCTCCTCGGACGAGGACGAGCGCCGAGACTTCGCCGACTTCGGGGCCATGGGCTGCGTGGACATCATGCCGCTGGACGTGGCTCTGGAGAGCCTCAACCTGAAGAGCGGGAGCTCCGCGGGCAAGGAGCCTCCGCCCCCTCCTCTTTGA
- the camk4 gene encoding calcium/calmodulin-dependent protein kinase type IV isoform X2, with product MPSSRPGATPEYWIDDSKKETLADYYELESELGRGATSVVYRCRQKGTQKPYAVKLLKKTIKLKEIFETPAEISLVLELVTGGELFDRVVEKGYYSERDAADAVKQVLEAVAYLHENGVVHRDLKPENLLYATSAPDAPLKIADFGLSKIVDDQVTMKTVCGTPGYCAPEILRGCAYGPEVDMWSVGVITYILLCGFEPFFDDRGDQYMFKRILNCEYEFVSPWWDNVSLNAKDLVKKLIVQDPKKRLTTLQALQHPWVTGKAVNFAHMDTAQKKLQEFNARRKLKAAVKAVVASSRLGSASSHSNDGSKNNCNHSSSQEGAGESDTQKKDTPIQEEGS from the exons ATGCCCTCGTCTAGACCAGGGGCAACTCCGGAGTACTGGATAGATGACTCGAAGAAGGAGACACTGGCAGACTACTATGAGCTGGAGTCCGAATTGGGACG GGGAGCGACATCGGTGGTGTACAGGTGCAGACAGAAGGGAACACAGAAGCCCTACGCCGTCAAACTGCTGAAGAAGACA ATCAAGCTGAAAGAGATCTTTGAGACCCCGGCAGAGATCAGTCTAGTTCTTGAACTTGTCACTGGTGGGGAGCTGTTCGACAG GGTGGTGGAAAAGGGTTACTATAGCGAGCGGGATGCAGCGGACGCGGTCAAGCAGGTCCTGGAGGCCGTGGCG TACCTCCATGAGAACGGCGTGGTTCACCGAGACCTGAAACCCGAGAACCTCTTATATGCCACCTCAGCCCCAGATGCCCCTCTCAAGATAG CTGATTTTGGCCTGTCAAAAATTGTGGACGATCAGGTCACAATGAAGACTGTGTGTGGGACGCCTGGGTATTGTG CTCCAGAGATACTGCGGGGATGTGCGTATGGGCCTGAAGTTGACATGTGGTCTGTGGGAGTTATCACATACATCCT GCTGTGTGGCTTTGAACCGTTCTTTGACGACAGAGGCGACCAGTACATGTTCAAGCGCATTCTCAACTGTGAATATGAGTTTGTCTCCCCCTGGTGGGACAATGTGTCACTCAACGCCAAGGACCTT GTGAAGAAGCTGATTGTCCAGGATCCAAAGAAACGCCTCACCACTCTGCAGGCATTGCAGCACCCCTGGGTGACCGGGAAGGCAGTTAACTTCGCCCATATGGACACGGCTCAGAAGAAACTCCAGGAGTTCAACGCACGCCGCAAGCTCAAG GCGGCTGTCAAAGCTGTGGTGGCGTCTTCTCGACTGGGCAGCGCCAGCAGCCACAGCAACGACGGCAGCAAGAACAACTGCAATCACTCGTCCAGTCAGGAGGGGGCGGGAGAGAGCGACACACAGAAgaaagacaccccaattcagGAGGAGGGCTCGTAA
- the camk4 gene encoding calcium/calmodulin-dependent protein kinase type IV isoform X1, producing MPSSRPGATPEYWIDDSKKETLADYYELESELGRGATSVVYRCRQKGTQKPYAVKLLKKTVDKKIVRTEIGVLLRLSHPNIIKLKEIFETPAEISLVLELVTGGELFDRVVEKGYYSERDAADAVKQVLEAVAYLHENGVVHRDLKPENLLYATSAPDAPLKIADFGLSKIVDDQVTMKTVCGTPGYCAPEILRGCAYGPEVDMWSVGVITYILLCGFEPFFDDRGDQYMFKRILNCEYEFVSPWWDNVSLNAKDLVKKLIVQDPKKRLTTLQALQHPWVTGKAVNFAHMDTAQKKLQEFNARRKLKAAVKAVVASSRLGSASSHSNDGSKNNCNHSSSQEGAGESDTQKKDTPIQEEGS from the exons ATGCCCTCGTCTAGACCAGGGGCAACTCCGGAGTACTGGATAGATGACTCGAAGAAGGAGACACTGGCAGACTACTATGAGCTGGAGTCCGAATTGGGACG GGGAGCGACATCGGTGGTGTACAGGTGCAGACAGAAGGGAACACAGAAGCCCTACGCCGTCAAACTGCTGAAGAAGACA GTGGACAAGAAGATCGTTCGGACAGAGATTGGCGTCCTGCTCCGGCTGTCTCACCCAAACATT ATCAAGCTGAAAGAGATCTTTGAGACCCCGGCAGAGATCAGTCTAGTTCTTGAACTTGTCACTGGTGGGGAGCTGTTCGACAG GGTGGTGGAAAAGGGTTACTATAGCGAGCGGGATGCAGCGGACGCGGTCAAGCAGGTCCTGGAGGCCGTGGCG TACCTCCATGAGAACGGCGTGGTTCACCGAGACCTGAAACCCGAGAACCTCTTATATGCCACCTCAGCCCCAGATGCCCCTCTCAAGATAG CTGATTTTGGCCTGTCAAAAATTGTGGACGATCAGGTCACAATGAAGACTGTGTGTGGGACGCCTGGGTATTGTG CTCCAGAGATACTGCGGGGATGTGCGTATGGGCCTGAAGTTGACATGTGGTCTGTGGGAGTTATCACATACATCCT GCTGTGTGGCTTTGAACCGTTCTTTGACGACAGAGGCGACCAGTACATGTTCAAGCGCATTCTCAACTGTGAATATGAGTTTGTCTCCCCCTGGTGGGACAATGTGTCACTCAACGCCAAGGACCTT GTGAAGAAGCTGATTGTCCAGGATCCAAAGAAACGCCTCACCACTCTGCAGGCATTGCAGCACCCCTGGGTGACCGGGAAGGCAGTTAACTTCGCCCATATGGACACGGCTCAGAAGAAACTCCAGGAGTTCAACGCACGCCGCAAGCTCAAG GCGGCTGTCAAAGCTGTGGTGGCGTCTTCTCGACTGGGCAGCGCCAGCAGCCACAGCAACGACGGCAGCAAGAACAACTGCAATCACTCGTCCAGTCAGGAGGGGGCGGGAGAGAGCGACACACAGAAgaaagacaccccaattcagGAGGAGGGCTCGTAA